A stretch of Enterobacter cloacae complex sp. ECNIH7 DNA encodes these proteins:
- a CDS encoding glucose/quinate/shikimate family membrane-bound PQQ-dependent dehydrogenase: protein MAFGSAPRGIPRILQWLLAGLMLLIGLAVGGLGFKLVTVGGSGYFLIMGVVMVIAAILIFLNRSSGIVLYGIAFIASLFWAVSDAGWDFWPLFSRLFTFAVLAFLCAIVWPFLRAANHSAANKAPAFGVAAVLAVAMLVSLGWMFKPQTLVAANEPVPVKPVAPGEQQKNWEHWGNTTHGDRFAALDQINKHNVSDLKVAWVAHTGDIPQSNGSGAEDQNTPLQIGDTLYVCTPYSKVLALDVDSGKEKWRYDSKATAPNWQRCRGLGYFEDHSSVTTSQAETQPAACPRRLFLPTTDARLIAINADTGKVCEDFGDHGTVDLSVGMGEIKPGYYQQTSTPLVAGNVVVVGGRVADNYSTGEPPGVVRAYDVHTGKLAWAWDPGNPNLTGLPPEGQTYTRGTPNVWSAMSYDAKLNLIYLPTGNATPDFWAGERTALDDKYSSSIVAVDATTGQVRWHFQTTHHDLWDFDLPSQPLLYDLPDGKGGTTPVLVQTSKQGMIFMLNRETGKPVAKVEERPVPAGNVEGERYSPTQPYSVGMPMIGNQTLTESDMWGATPVDLLLCRIQFKEMRHQGIFTPPGLDRSLQFPGSLGGMNWGSVSVDPNNSLMFVNDMRLGLANYMVPRANVAKNASGIEMGIVPMDGTPFGAMRERFLSPLGIPCQKPPFGTMSAVDLKTGKLVWQVPVGTVEDTGPLGIRMHMPIPIGMPTLGASLSTQSGLLFFAGTQDFYLRAFDTATGKEIWKDRLPVGSQSGPMTYVSPKTGKQYIIINAGGARQSPDRGDYVIAYALPDKQ, encoded by the coding sequence ATGGCATTTGGCAGCGCGCCACGTGGGATACCGCGTATCCTGCAGTGGCTTCTTGCCGGACTGATGTTGCTCATCGGTCTGGCGGTCGGCGGGCTGGGCTTTAAGCTCGTCACCGTAGGCGGAAGTGGATACTTCCTGATAATGGGCGTGGTGATGGTGATTGCCGCGATCCTGATTTTCCTTAACCGCAGCAGCGGGATCGTGCTTTACGGCATCGCCTTTATTGCCTCGCTGTTCTGGGCGGTAAGCGATGCGGGCTGGGATTTCTGGCCGCTCTTCTCTCGCCTGTTTACCTTTGCCGTACTGGCCTTCCTCTGCGCCATCGTCTGGCCTTTCCTGCGCGCGGCAAACCACAGCGCCGCGAACAAGGCTCCCGCTTTTGGCGTCGCGGCCGTGCTCGCGGTGGCGATGTTGGTCAGCCTGGGCTGGATGTTTAAGCCGCAGACCCTCGTGGCAGCGAACGAGCCCGTTCCGGTGAAACCCGTCGCCCCCGGCGAGCAGCAAAAAAACTGGGAGCACTGGGGCAATACCACCCACGGCGACCGTTTCGCCGCGCTGGACCAGATTAACAAGCACAACGTCAGCGACCTGAAGGTCGCCTGGGTTGCGCACACCGGCGATATTCCGCAGAGCAACGGCTCCGGCGCGGAAGATCAGAACACGCCATTGCAGATTGGCGACACGCTGTACGTCTGTACTCCATACAGTAAAGTGCTGGCGCTGGACGTGGATTCCGGCAAAGAAAAATGGCGCTACGATTCCAAAGCCACGGCGCCTAACTGGCAGCGCTGCCGCGGTCTGGGCTATTTTGAAGACCATTCCAGCGTGACAACGTCACAGGCAGAAACACAGCCTGCGGCATGCCCTCGCCGCCTGTTCCTGCCGACCACCGACGCCCGCCTGATTGCCATCAACGCGGATACCGGCAAGGTCTGCGAAGATTTCGGCGACCATGGTACCGTGGATCTGAGCGTCGGCATGGGCGAGATCAAGCCCGGATATTATCAGCAGACCTCTACGCCGCTGGTCGCAGGCAATGTTGTCGTCGTCGGTGGTCGCGTCGCGGATAACTACTCAACCGGCGAACCGCCGGGCGTGGTGCGCGCCTACGACGTGCACACCGGTAAGCTGGCGTGGGCGTGGGACCCGGGTAATCCGAACCTGACCGGCCTGCCGCCGGAAGGCCAGACCTACACCCGCGGCACGCCGAACGTCTGGTCAGCGATGTCCTACGACGCTAAGCTGAACCTGATCTACCTGCCAACCGGCAACGCCACCCCGGATTTCTGGGCGGGCGAACGTACCGCGCTGGATGATAAGTACAGTTCCTCCATCGTCGCCGTCGACGCGACCACCGGTCAGGTGCGCTGGCATTTCCAGACGACCCATCACGACCTGTGGGACTTTGACCTGCCTTCCCAGCCGCTGCTGTACGATCTGCCTGACGGTAAAGGCGGCACCACGCCTGTGCTGGTGCAGACCAGCAAGCAGGGCATGATCTTCATGCTTAACCGCGAAACCGGCAAGCCGGTGGCGAAGGTAGAAGAACGTCCCGTTCCGGCAGGTAACGTTGAGGGTGAACGCTACTCTCCGACCCAGCCGTATTCCGTTGGCATGCCGATGATTGGCAACCAGACGCTGACCGAATCCGACATGTGGGGGGCGACGCCTGTCGACCTGCTGCTGTGCCGCATTCAGTTTAAAGAGATGCGCCATCAAGGCATCTTCACCCCGCCGGGTCTCGACCGTTCCCTGCAGTTCCCCGGCTCTCTCGGCGGGATGAACTGGGGCAGCGTCTCCGTTGACCCGAACAACAGCCTGATGTTCGTCAACGATATGCGCCTGGGCCTGGCAAACTACATGGTGCCGCGCGCTAACGTGGCGAAAAACGCCAGCGGCATCGAGATGGGCATCGTACCAATGGACGGCACCCCGTTCGGCGCAATGCGCGAACGCTTCCTGTCGCCGCTGGGCATTCCGTGCCAGAAGCCGCCGTTTGGTACCATGTCGGCCGTTGACCTGAAAACCGGCAAGCTGGTGTGGCAGGTGCCTGTCGGCACGGTGGAAGATACCGGCCCGCTGGGCATTCGCATGCACATGCCAATCCCAATCGGCATGCCGACGCTGGGCGCTTCGCTCTCTACCCAGTCCGGCCTTCTGTTCTTCGCCGGCACGCAGGATTTCTACCTGCGCGCGTTTGATACCGCCACCGGGAAAGAGATCTGGAAAGACCGCCTGCCGGTCGGCAGCCAGTCCGGCCCGATGACCTACGTGTCGCCGAAAACCGGTAAGCAGTACATCATCATTAACGCCGGGGGCGCCCGCCAGTCTCCGGATCGCGGGGATTACGTTATCGCGTACGCGTTACCCGATAAGCAATAA
- a CDS encoding LysR substrate-binding domain-containing protein, translating to MEKNGLFSQRIRLRHLHTFVAVAQQGTLGRAAETLNLSQPALSKTLNELEQLTGARLFDRGRLGAQLTIVGEQFLTHAVKVLDALNTAGQSLHRKEEQTSEVVRVGALPTAALGILPPVIGQFHKQQRHTTIQVATMNNTMLLAGLKSGELDLGIGRMSDPELMGGLNYELLFLESLKLVVRPDHPLLQDTVTLSRVMEWPVVVCPKGTVPRQTAETLLQMQGCTLPSGCIETLSASLSRQLTLDYDYVWFVPSGAVKDDLRQGTLIALPITSPGPGEPIGILTRVDTPLSTGAQTLLSAIRKSMPV from the coding sequence ATGGAAAAAAATGGTCTGTTCAGTCAGCGCATACGCTTGCGCCATTTGCATACATTTGTGGCCGTCGCTCAACAGGGAACTCTGGGGCGTGCGGCTGAAACTCTCAACCTGAGCCAGCCTGCGCTCTCAAAAACCCTCAACGAGCTGGAACAGCTGACCGGTGCCCGTCTTTTTGACCGCGGCCGGCTGGGGGCGCAGCTTACCATCGTGGGCGAACAGTTCCTCACGCACGCCGTGAAAGTGCTGGATGCGCTCAATACCGCAGGCCAGTCCCTGCACCGAAAAGAAGAGCAAACCAGTGAGGTGGTGCGGGTGGGTGCTTTGCCTACCGCGGCGCTGGGCATCCTTCCACCCGTTATCGGCCAGTTCCACAAGCAGCAGCGGCATACCACGATTCAGGTCGCTACCATGAATAACACCATGCTGCTCGCGGGGCTGAAATCGGGCGAACTGGATCTCGGAATCGGTCGCATGTCCGACCCTGAGCTGATGGGCGGCCTCAACTATGAACTGCTGTTCCTGGAGTCCCTGAAGCTGGTGGTTCGTCCCGATCACCCCCTGCTGCAGGACACAGTCACATTAAGCCGCGTTATGGAGTGGCCGGTAGTGGTTTGCCCAAAAGGGACAGTTCCCCGCCAGACCGCAGAAACCTTGCTGCAAATGCAGGGGTGTACGCTGCCCTCAGGATGTATCGAAACGCTGTCGGCCTCGCTTTCGCGCCAGCTTACGCTGGATTATGACTACGTCTGGTTCGTCCCATCCGGCGCGGTGAAAGATGATTTACGTCAGGGAACGCTGATCGCCCTGCCGATTACCTCCCCCGGCCCCGGTGAACCTATCGGCATTTTGACCCGCGTAGACACGCCGCTTTCAACGGGTGCGCAGACGCTGCTGAGCGCTATCCGTAAATCAATGCCGGTCTGA
- a CDS encoding SDR family oxidoreductase: MSDTKQRTNAYPQPPFPEQPQTPPGLASEMQPVPDHGETSYKGHGRLAGKKALITGGDSGIGRAVAIAYAREGADVAINYLPEEEKDAAEVIDLIEAEGRNAIALPGDVRDETFCQNLVEEAVSKLGGLDILVNNAGRQQFRESLEELTTEDFDATFKTNVYAPFWITKAALRHLKASSVIINTSSVQAVKPSPVLLDYAQTKACLAVFTKSLAKQLGPKGIRVNAVAPGPYWTVLQSSGGQPMEKVKEFGGDTPLGRPGQPVEIAPLYVTLASDECSFTSGQVWCSDGGDGVI, translated from the coding sequence ATGAGTGATACTAAACAACGTACGAACGCTTACCCGCAGCCCCCGTTCCCGGAACAGCCGCAAACGCCCCCGGGACTGGCATCCGAAATGCAGCCTGTACCCGACCACGGGGAAACAAGCTACAAAGGACATGGCCGCCTGGCCGGCAAAAAAGCGCTGATTACCGGCGGTGACTCCGGTATTGGTCGCGCGGTCGCTATCGCCTATGCTCGTGAAGGCGCTGACGTTGCCATTAACTACCTGCCCGAAGAGGAAAAAGACGCCGCTGAGGTCATCGACCTGATTGAAGCCGAAGGTCGCAATGCTATCGCGCTGCCGGGAGACGTCCGGGACGAAACCTTCTGTCAGAATCTGGTCGAAGAAGCCGTGTCGAAACTGGGCGGGCTGGACATTCTGGTCAACAACGCCGGTCGTCAGCAGTTCCGTGAATCGCTTGAGGAACTGACCACGGAAGATTTTGACGCAACGTTTAAAACCAACGTTTACGCCCCTTTCTGGATCACCAAGGCGGCGCTGCGCCACCTGAAAGCGTCGTCCGTGATCATTAATACCTCCTCCGTTCAGGCGGTGAAGCCTAGCCCCGTGCTGCTGGACTACGCCCAGACGAAAGCCTGTCTGGCGGTGTTTACCAAATCCTTAGCCAAACAGCTGGGTCCGAAAGGTATTCGCGTCAACGCGGTTGCCCCTGGCCCTTACTGGACGGTACTGCAGTCCAGCGGCGGGCAGCCGATGGAAAAAGTGAAGGAGTTCGGCGGCGACACCCCGCTGGGACGTCCGGGCCAGCCCGTCGAGATTGCCCCGCTGTACGTCACGCTGGCCTCGGATGAATGTTCATTCACGTCCGGCCAGGTGTGGTGTTCCGATGGCGGTGACGGCGTGATCTAA
- a CDS encoding YdeI family stress tolerance OB fold protein, protein MKLSLISALLIFLVPAAWADNNGGLQKGEAPPPPHALDSGYRGTDDARIMTIRQAKELHDGATISLRGNLIDGSGDKFVFQDKTGKIDVIIPQAVFDGRTVKPDQMISINGSLDKKSSPAVVRVDRLQK, encoded by the coding sequence ATGAAATTATCACTTATTTCCGCTTTATTGATATTTCTGGTTCCGGCCGCATGGGCAGATAATAACGGGGGTTTACAAAAAGGCGAAGCACCACCGCCTCCCCACGCGCTTGATAGCGGATATCGCGGAACCGACGACGCGCGTATTATGACCATCAGGCAGGCAAAAGAATTGCATGATGGGGCGACAATTTCATTACGCGGTAATCTTATTGACGGTAGCGGCGATAAGTTTGTATTTCAGGATAAAACCGGAAAAATCGACGTTATTATTCCCCAGGCAGTCTTCGACGGCAGAACGGTAAAACCCGACCAGATGATCAGTATCAACGGTTCGCTTGATAAAAAATCATCTCCTGCCGTCGTCCGTGTCGATCGTTTGCAGAAATAA
- a CDS encoding DUF421 domain-containing protein, producing MDMVFRALAIYLFLVVVFKVAGRRALLQMTSFDLILLLIISEATQQALLGQDFSVTGAMITITTLVVVDIIFGLMKKYFSPVENILDGTPVILVENGVPLADKLKKVDVSCDDILVSARQNNGITEVSDIKYAILERNGHISIIPFEK from the coding sequence ATGGATATGGTCTTTCGCGCGCTGGCTATTTATCTGTTTCTCGTGGTGGTATTTAAAGTGGCAGGGCGGCGCGCGCTGCTGCAGATGACCAGCTTCGATCTCATTCTGCTCCTTATAATTAGTGAAGCCACGCAGCAGGCGCTTCTCGGACAGGATTTTTCCGTCACCGGTGCGATGATTACCATTACCACGCTGGTGGTAGTGGATATTATTTTCGGGCTGATGAAGAAATATTTCTCGCCGGTTGAGAATATTCTGGATGGCACTCCTGTTATTCTGGTTGAGAACGGCGTGCCGTTAGCCGATAAACTGAAAAAAGTTGACGTGTCCTGTGATGATATTCTGGTGTCAGCGCGTCAAAATAATGGCATTACGGAAGTAAGCGACATTAAATATGCCATACTTGAGCGCAATGGCCATATTTCAATCATTCCTTTCGAGAAATAA
- a CDS encoding 2-oxo-tetronate isomerase produces the protein MSNLFHDSNNTVGELTKKLASKLTDLGLRLTTAESCTGGKLSVALCAEENTAEFYDVGLVVFSDEAKARILGVRPETLARFTAVSEQTVTEMAASIRDIAQADISIAISGYAGPEGGDDGTAAGTVCFAWNIRGETKTRTVLFSGDCQDVVEKAVHYSLAELVTTLSDGNNE, from the coding sequence ATGAGCAATCTTTTTCACGACAGCAATAATACCGTAGGTGAACTGACGAAAAAGCTGGCGAGCAAATTAACCGATCTCGGGCTTCGCTTAACCACCGCGGAATCCTGCACGGGCGGAAAGCTCTCGGTGGCGCTTTGCGCAGAGGAAAACACCGCCGAATTTTATGATGTCGGCCTGGTCGTGTTCAGCGATGAAGCCAAAGCGCGGATCCTCGGCGTGCGCCCTGAGACGCTGGCGCGGTTTACTGCCGTGAGCGAGCAGACGGTAACCGAAATGGCCGCCAGTATCCGCGACATCGCCCAGGCGGATATCAGCATCGCCATCAGCGGCTACGCGGGCCCGGAAGGGGGCGACGACGGCACGGCGGCGGGGACGGTCTGCTTTGCGTGGAACATACGCGGCGAGACGAAGACCCGCACCGTGCTTTTCTCCGGTGACTGTCAGGACGTGGTCGAAAAAGCGGTGCATTACTCGCTGGCTGAACTGGTGACAACGTTGTCGGACGGGAATAACGAATAA
- a CDS encoding SDR family oxidoreductase, with protein sequence MAVIVITGGTAGVGKATALHFAKAGYDVGLIARDEASLHSTQEELRRFGVNAHAVQADVADSQAVVDAANEIEYRLGAIDVWVNNAMGAVLAPFRTLTPDEFRRVTEVTYLGYVNGTRAALELMVPRDRGVIIQVGSALAYRSIPLQSAYCGAKAAIRGFTDAVRTELMHENSRVQLSMVQMPGLNTPQFEWARNKFAWAMRPVPPVFEPEVAASAIFRVAQKPVRELWVGSSTIQSIVGQFFFPGFLDRLMVKKAWEGQMTDDLNAPDRRDYLDQPVNDLHKIHGRFTNEAKTRAPSVTSGMPGKVALGALAVAGIVLTRLITRRKP encoded by the coding sequence ATGGCTGTCATAGTGATTACCGGCGGGACAGCGGGCGTGGGAAAAGCCACGGCGCTGCACTTTGCAAAGGCGGGTTACGACGTGGGGCTCATCGCCCGCGATGAAGCCAGCCTGCACTCTACCCAAGAGGAGCTACGGCGCTTTGGCGTTAATGCCCACGCCGTGCAGGCGGACGTCGCCGACAGCCAGGCGGTGGTGGATGCCGCTAACGAAATTGAGTATCGCCTCGGCGCGATTGATGTCTGGGTGAACAACGCCATGGGGGCCGTTCTGGCACCGTTTCGAACCCTCACGCCGGACGAATTTCGGCGCGTGACTGAGGTGACGTACCTCGGCTACGTGAACGGCACTCGCGCCGCGCTCGAACTTATGGTTCCGCGCGACAGGGGCGTAATAATCCAGGTGGGGTCCGCGCTGGCCTACCGTTCCATTCCGCTGCAGTCAGCCTACTGCGGGGCAAAAGCGGCGATCCGCGGGTTCACCGACGCGGTGCGTACCGAGCTGATGCATGAGAACAGCCGGGTTCAGCTTTCGATGGTGCAGATGCCCGGGCTCAATACCCCGCAGTTCGAATGGGCGAGGAATAAGTTTGCCTGGGCGATGCGCCCGGTGCCGCCTGTCTTTGAGCCTGAGGTGGCCGCCAGCGCCATCTTCAGGGTGGCGCAAAAACCGGTTCGCGAGCTGTGGGTCGGCAGCAGCACCATCCAGTCAATTGTCGGGCAATTTTTCTTCCCCGGTTTTCTCGACCGGCTGATGGTGAAAAAGGCGTGGGAAGGCCAGATGACCGACGATCTCAACGCGCCGGATCGTCGGGACTATCTCGACCAGCCGGTTAACGATCTGCATAAAATCCATGGCCGCTTTACTAACGAGGCGAAAACCCGCGCACCGTCCGTCACCTCCGGCATGCCGGGTAAGGTGGCGCTGGGCGCCCTCGCGGTGGCGGGAATAGTGCTGACGCGTCTGATAACCCGCCGGAAACCGTAA
- a CDS encoding alpha-amylase family protein, whose protein sequence is MTDWHTRAIIYQIDTALFYDLNGDGCGDIAGIAAKLRYIRRMGATVIWITPFYLTPFLDEGYDVSDHLQVDPRFGKLDDIIAFIEQARELGMQVIIELLIQHTSDAHPWFQQARRNPASPYRDYYLWSDNDEDDTPPMFPGVEKSIWTWDDEAGQYYRHMFYRHEPDLNLTSPAVLKEIENIILFWLKLGVSGFRLDAASHLTTQAGNGDEKKGLWILEHMRRLIEERNPDAILLGEVDVDVEAYKDYFGNNDRLNLVLNFWLNKYFYVSLARKSARPLRNAVKRMIVPPDSCCFANWLRNHDELDLEGISQKDKQFVLDGFAPDEEMNVYQRGIRRRLAPMLNGDRKRLAFCHAVLFSLPGVPVMRYGDEIGMGDDLDLEERYAVRTPMQWAGSQGGGFSAADPEKFIAPIIDHGPYRYQKVNVADSLLHHNSLLHRIIDIANTRSEFPEIAVAPFRLITIDDDAVLGLYYETDERSILTFVNFSNQPVQFTAKGIRNATWTACLEDKRYDDALICGKTVKLSLGGYGYRWFWTHRSALR, encoded by the coding sequence ATGACCGACTGGCATACACGAGCCATTATTTATCAGATTGATACCGCGCTATTTTATGATTTGAACGGCGATGGCTGCGGGGACATCGCCGGGATCGCGGCCAAGCTGCGCTATATTCGCCGCATGGGGGCGACGGTCATCTGGATCACCCCGTTTTACCTCACGCCCTTTCTCGATGAAGGCTACGACGTCAGCGACCACCTCCAGGTGGATCCCCGCTTCGGAAAGCTGGACGATATCATCGCCTTTATCGAGCAGGCCCGCGAGCTGGGCATGCAGGTCATTATCGAGCTGCTGATCCAGCACACGTCGGACGCGCATCCCTGGTTCCAGCAGGCCCGCCGTAACCCGGCGTCACCCTATCGTGATTACTACCTCTGGTCGGATAACGACGAGGACGATACGCCCCCCATGTTTCCCGGCGTGGAAAAGAGCATCTGGACCTGGGACGACGAGGCAGGACAATACTACCGGCACATGTTTTATCGCCACGAGCCGGATCTGAACCTCACCTCGCCCGCAGTGCTTAAAGAGATTGAAAACATCATCCTCTTCTGGCTCAAGCTTGGCGTGTCGGGATTTCGCCTCGATGCCGCATCCCACCTCACCACCCAGGCAGGGAACGGTGATGAAAAAAAGGGTCTGTGGATCCTCGAGCATATGCGGCGTCTTATCGAAGAGCGCAATCCGGACGCGATCCTGCTTGGCGAAGTTGACGTAGACGTTGAGGCCTATAAAGACTACTTCGGCAATAACGACCGCCTGAATCTGGTGCTCAACTTCTGGCTCAACAAGTATTTCTACGTCAGCCTGGCCCGCAAAAGCGCCCGTCCGCTGCGCAATGCGGTGAAGAGGATGATCGTCCCGCCTGACTCCTGCTGTTTTGCCAACTGGCTGCGCAACCACGACGAGCTGGATCTCGAAGGCATTAGTCAGAAAGACAAACAGTTTGTCCTCGACGGGTTCGCCCCTGATGAGGAGATGAACGTCTATCAGCGCGGGATCCGCCGTCGCCTGGCCCCGATGCTCAACGGCGATCGGAAGCGGCTGGCGTTCTGCCACGCGGTGCTGTTTTCCCTGCCGGGTGTCCCGGTGATGCGCTACGGCGACGAGATCGGCATGGGTGACGACCTGGATCTGGAGGAGCGCTACGCCGTCCGCACCCCGATGCAGTGGGCGGGGTCACAGGGAGGCGGTTTCTCTGCAGCCGACCCTGAAAAATTTATCGCGCCGATTATCGACCACGGCCCTTACCGCTATCAGAAAGTCAACGTCGCCGATTCGCTGCTTCACCACAACTCGCTTCTGCACCGGATCATCGATATTGCCAATACCCGCTCGGAGTTCCCCGAAATTGCCGTTGCGCCCTTTCGCCTTATCACAATAGATGATGACGCGGTGCTAGGGCTCTATTACGAGACCGACGAGCGCAGCATCCTGACCTTCGTCAACTTCAGCAACCAGCCGGTGCAGTTCACCGCCAAAGGGATCCGCAACGCCACCTGGACCGCCTGTCTCGAGGACAAGCGCTACGATGACGCGCTGATTTGCGGTAAAACCGTAAAGCTCAGTCTTGGCGGCTACGGCTATCGCTGGTTCTGGACGCACCGTAGCGCGCTGCGCTGA
- the cydB gene encoding cytochrome d ubiquinol oxidase subunit II: MGVDISVIWFAIIVFATLMYIIMDGFDLGIGLLFNFVGDAKERDVMVNSVAPVWDGNETWLVLGGAGLFGAFPLAYAVIIDALTIPLTAMLIGLIFRGVAFEFRFKATPSHRKFWDYSFAGGSLLATFSQGVVVGAVINGFDVEGRRFVGSALDWLTPFNLFCGIGLVVAYTLLGTTWLIMKSEGALQARMRELTRHVLLALVVVIAVVSIWTPLGWQYVAERWFTLPNFFWFLPVPLLVALFSVLIWRLTRNPASHSRPFLLTLGLIFLGFSGLGISLWPNIIPPRITLWEAAAPPASQLFMLVGTLLIIPVILVYTAWSYYVFRGKVSDTEGYH, from the coding sequence ATGGGCGTCGATATCTCAGTTATCTGGTTTGCCATCATCGTCTTTGCCACGCTGATGTACATCATCATGGATGGCTTTGATCTGGGCATCGGCCTGCTGTTTAACTTCGTGGGCGATGCGAAGGAGCGCGATGTGATGGTCAACAGCGTGGCGCCGGTCTGGGACGGCAACGAGACCTGGCTGGTGCTCGGCGGCGCGGGTCTTTTCGGCGCGTTTCCGCTGGCCTATGCGGTGATCATTGATGCGCTGACGATCCCCCTCACCGCGATGCTGATCGGCCTCATCTTTCGCGGCGTCGCCTTTGAGTTCCGCTTCAAAGCCACGCCGTCGCACCGCAAATTTTGGGATTACTCCTTTGCCGGCGGCTCCCTGCTCGCGACCTTCAGCCAGGGCGTGGTGGTAGGGGCCGTGATCAACGGCTTTGACGTCGAAGGCCGACGTTTTGTCGGCTCTGCGCTAGACTGGCTCACCCCCTTCAATCTCTTCTGCGGTATCGGTCTGGTCGTCGCCTACACGCTGCTGGGCACCACCTGGCTCATTATGAAAAGTGAAGGCGCGCTGCAGGCCCGCATGCGCGAGCTGACCCGCCACGTGCTGCTGGCGCTGGTGGTCGTCATCGCCGTGGTGAGCATCTGGACGCCGCTCGGCTGGCAATACGTGGCCGAGCGCTGGTTTACCCTGCCCAACTTCTTCTGGTTCCTGCCGGTGCCTCTGCTGGTTGCGCTTTTCAGCGTGCTGATCTGGCGCCTGACCCGCAACCCGGCCAGCCACTCCCGCCCCTTCCTGCTGACGCTGGGGCTTATTTTCCTCGGGTTTAGCGGGCTCGGCATCAGCCTCTGGCCGAACATTATTCCGCCGCGCATCACCCTGTGGGAAGCCGCGGCCCCGCCTGCCAGCCAGCTGTTTATGCTGGTAGGCACGTTGCTGATTATTCCGGTGATCCTGGTGTACACCGCCTGGAGCTACTACGTCTTCCGGGGCAAAGTGTCGGATACTGAAGGCTATCACTGA